One genomic segment of Natranaerobius trueperi includes these proteins:
- the pxpB gene encoding 5-oxoprolinase subunit PxpB, with protein sequence MYEKPRFLAAGDSALVVEFGNSIAPEINAAIREFVTKLNNSQIKGVLELVPTYRSVLIYFDPLTIKVNTLKEELQNLLETEGETNYSSAYITTIPVCYGGEFGPDLDHVATYNGLSKETVIKRHHSTAYLIYMMGFLPGFPYLGGMDISIATPRLESPRTKIPGGSVGIAGKQTGVYPIESPGGWQIIGRTPLKLYNPDRNPPMLLAAGNYIQFHSINEEEYHKILKEVEEGIYQVQKAPHQGSEAS encoded by the coding sequence ATGTACGAAAAGCCCAGATTTTTAGCTGCAGGGGATAGTGCATTGGTAGTAGAATTTGGTAATTCCATTGCTCCAGAGATTAATGCTGCTATTCGTGAATTTGTAACAAAATTAAATAATTCCCAAATTAAAGGTGTTTTAGAATTAGTTCCTACGTATAGATCTGTGCTGATATATTTTGATCCCTTGACTATTAAAGTAAATACATTAAAAGAAGAATTACAAAATCTATTAGAAACTGAAGGAGAAACAAATTATAGTAGCGCTTATATAACCACCATTCCTGTTTGCTATGGTGGAGAATTTGGCCCAGATTTAGATCACGTGGCAACATATAATGGATTAAGTAAAGAGACTGTTATTAAGCGCCATCATAGTACCGCTTATTTAATTTATATGATGGGCTTTCTCCCAGGTTTTCCTTACCTTGGCGGTATGGATATAAGTATTGCTACTCCTAGGCTTGAATCACCACGAACTAAGATACCTGGGGGATCTGTAGGAATTGCAGGTAAACAAACAGGGGTTTATCCAATAGAAAGTCCAGGGGGTTGGCAAATTATAGGGCGCACACCATTAAAATTATATAACCCCGATAGAAATCCTCCTATGTTACTAGCTGCTGGTAATTATATTCAATTCCATTCCATTAATGAAGAAGAATATCATAAGATCTTAAAGGAAGTAGAAGAAGGAATCTATCAGGTACAAAAAGCACCTCACCAAGGGAGTGAGGCTTCATGA
- a CDS encoding LamB/YcsF family protein — protein sequence MRIDLNSDVGESFGIYKLGLDEEVMKEITSANIACGFHAGDYMVMEKTVDLAIANGVGIGVHPGYPDLQGFGRRKMDLGPHEIKNLVMYQVGALKAFAEAKGAQINHVKAHGALYNTAGKDQELAEAIAKGVSAVAPGVIFLGLANSELVKAGKKYGLTVCEEVFADRNYNPDGSLMSRKNPEAILHDPEVAILRVVRMIKEGKIEASNGEDIDIQADSICVHGDNPEAIEFVRQIRKALKYENIQIHTMGS from the coding sequence ATGCGCATTGATTTAAATTCTGATGTGGGAGAAAGCTTTGGTATCTATAAATTGGGGCTTGATGAAGAAGTTATGAAGGAGATCACTTCTGCTAACATTGCTTGTGGCTTTCACGCTGGAGATTACATGGTTATGGAGAAAACTGTAGATTTAGCCATTGCTAATGGGGTTGGCATTGGAGTTCATCCTGGCTATCCAGATTTGCAAGGATTCGGTCGGAGAAAAATGGACTTAGGACCCCATGAAATCAAAAACCTTGTGATGTACCAAGTAGGGGCCTTAAAAGCTTTTGCAGAAGCCAAAGGTGCACAAATAAACCATGTCAAAGCTCACGGTGCCCTTTATAATACAGCTGGCAAAGATCAAGAACTTGCCGAAGCGATTGCTAAAGGAGTAAGTGCAGTGGCACCAGGAGTGATATTTTTAGGCCTAGCTAATTCTGAACTCGTGAAAGCTGGTAAAAAATATGGTCTCACGGTATGTGAAGAAGTTTTTGCTGATCGAAACTATAATCCAGATGGCAGTTTAATGTCTCGAAAAAATCCAGAGGCAATACTTCACGATCCTGAAGTAGCTATCCTACGGGTTGTTAGAATGATTAAAGAAGGTAAGATTGAAGCTAGCAATGGGGAGGATATTGATATTCAAGCTGATAGCATTTGTGTTCACGGTGATAATCCTGAAGCCATTGAATTTGTGAGACAAATCAGAAAGGCCTTGAAATACGAAAATATTCAAATTCATACAATGGGGTCTTAA
- a CDS encoding biotin-dependent carboxyltransferase family protein, whose protein sequence is MIDTIKVIHPGMFTTVQDLGRYGYQAYGMPVAGAVDSYALRVGNALLNNPDNTAGLEMTIMGPKLEFLKDTMIAITGADLGAKLNGVFCPSWEAIYVKAGDVLTFSGLRTGCRGYLTVAGGILVPEIMESKSTYTRAAIGGFEGRSLQKEDFLKTKKLEVLPTERNGLQVPKTLIPSYDSKISLRVVSGPQEDHFTEAGIETLLSSEYNVTNEADRMGYRLEGPKIEHQDGADIISDGIPIGAVQVPGHGFPIVMLNDRQTTGGYTKIATVISTDLKRIGQGKPGDKVTFESITQEEATGILKEEETAIKRIYELISENDDSFALRHELSLRINGKAYHVRVEELSK, encoded by the coding sequence ATGATAGATACTATTAAAGTCATTCACCCGGGCATGTTTACAACAGTTCAAGACTTAGGACGCTATGGTTATCAAGCATATGGAATGCCTGTGGCTGGGGCAGTAGATAGTTATGCTTTGCGGGTTGGAAATGCTTTATTAAATAACCCAGACAATACTGCTGGACTTGAGATGACGATTATGGGCCCTAAGCTAGAATTTTTAAAAGATACCATGATTGCAATTACCGGGGCTGATTTGGGTGCCAAACTAAATGGTGTCTTTTGCCCTAGCTGGGAAGCGATATATGTCAAAGCAGGAGATGTGTTAACCTTTAGTGGCCTTAGAACAGGGTGTCGTGGTTATTTGACAGTAGCAGGTGGTATATTAGTACCAGAAATTATGGAGAGCAAATCTACCTATACTCGTGCTGCTATAGGTGGTTTTGAAGGACGTTCCCTCCAAAAAGAAGATTTTTTAAAAACAAAAAAGCTTGAAGTTCTACCAACAGAAAGAAATGGATTACAGGTTCCAAAGACCTTGATTCCAAGCTATGATAGTAAGATTTCTCTTAGAGTTGTGTCGGGTCCTCAAGAGGATCATTTTACTGAAGCTGGAATTGAAACCTTATTAAGTTCTGAATATAATGTGACAAATGAAGCTGATCGGATGGGTTATCGTTTAGAAGGTCCTAAAATTGAACACCAAGATGGGGCTGATATTATTTCTGATGGTATTCCTATTGGTGCGGTTCAGGTTCCAGGCCACGGTTTCCCCATTGTCATGTTGAATGACCGCCAAACAACGGGAGGGTATACTAAAATTGCCACAGTAATTAGTACGGATCTAAAAAGAATTGGTCAAGGTAAGCCCGGAGATAAAGTAACCTTTGAAAGTATCACCCAAGAAGAAGCAACGGGAATTTTAAAGGAAGAAGAAACAGCTATTAAGCGAATCTATGAGCTTATATCTGAGAATGATGATAGCTTTGCCCTAAGGCATGAGTTAAGTTTGAGGATTAATGGGAAAGCGTATCATGTAAGAGTAGAAGAGCTTTCAAAGTAG